In Corynebacterium aquatimens, one genomic interval encodes:
- a CDS encoding GTPase domain-containing protein — MLPPSDPLHALRQLRDDLAATTLPVEAAEQARAVVNQFDDYILPRLANLDAPLLAVIGGSTGSGKSTLVNALLREKVSNPGVIRPTTRQPVLVANPGDAEWFNSPHVLPGLARSHGAGDEQSTTLRVVETSSIPEGLSLLDAPDFDSIDDRNRALASQLLAAADLWIFVTTPARYADQLVWNFLNDAAGRGIEVVVVLNRLDEAAADTVPADLRRMMNEAGLGRATVFEVPYVKDLQSEFLPAEMVAPLRDFLRSLADDSAARREVAGRTVAGAANGALLRVDELASIRQSREDFANQLDESILELYRAAHQHIIDATSDGKMLRSEVMDRWQDVVGTSDVFRGFERWFSQAVDKVGSFFSGEPAPLREVETELESGLHAVIVDAADTAASRAWSHVGAVAPDRRQAADPSLARASHDLDDKAAALIREWQGAMIARIQDTAGEKRQRARVMSLGLNVLTVALMLVVFSTTAGLTGMEVGIAGGSAVLGQKLLETVFGEETVRRMAADARKDLDQRLNDLLREERERYYAITDPLLEGTSAESIRTTAAEARASLNERFPGILTAAPQLQLPRPTGGEN, encoded by the coding sequence ATGCTCCCGCCGAGCGACCCATTACATGCGCTGAGGCAGCTGCGCGATGACCTCGCCGCAACCACGTTGCCCGTCGAGGCCGCTGAGCAGGCCCGCGCGGTGGTCAACCAGTTTGATGATTACATCCTGCCCCGCCTGGCCAACCTTGACGCCCCGTTGCTGGCCGTGATCGGGGGGTCGACGGGCTCCGGCAAATCTACGCTGGTCAACGCATTGCTGCGCGAGAAGGTCTCCAATCCCGGCGTGATCCGCCCCACCACGCGCCAGCCGGTACTGGTAGCCAACCCGGGTGACGCTGAGTGGTTCAATTCACCGCACGTCCTTCCCGGCCTCGCCCGCTCCCACGGTGCGGGCGACGAGCAATCAACAACCCTGCGTGTCGTGGAAACGTCCTCTATCCCCGAGGGGCTTTCGCTTCTCGACGCCCCCGATTTCGACTCGATCGACGACCGCAACCGCGCCTTGGCTTCCCAGCTCCTCGCCGCGGCAGACCTGTGGATCTTCGTCACTACCCCGGCGCGCTACGCCGACCAGCTGGTGTGGAACTTCCTCAACGACGCTGCCGGCCGCGGCATTGAAGTCGTGGTGGTACTCAACCGCCTTGATGAAGCGGCGGCCGACACCGTCCCGGCCGATCTGCGCCGCATGATGAATGAGGCCGGCTTAGGACGCGCGACCGTCTTCGAAGTGCCGTACGTAAAGGACTTGCAGTCGGAGTTTCTCCCGGCTGAAATGGTGGCGCCCCTGCGGGACTTTTTAAGATCCTTGGCAGATGATTCAGCCGCGAGACGTGAAGTCGCTGGCAGGACAGTTGCGGGCGCCGCGAACGGTGCTTTGCTGCGTGTGGACGAGCTGGCGAGTATTCGCCAAAGCCGTGAGGATTTTGCCAACCAACTCGACGAGTCGATTTTAGAGCTGTACCGCGCCGCACACCAGCACATCATCGACGCTACTTCTGACGGGAAGATGCTCCGCAGCGAGGTCATGGACCGTTGGCAGGACGTCGTGGGCACTTCGGATGTGTTCCGCGGATTCGAGCGCTGGTTCAGCCAAGCAGTGGATAAGGTAGGAAGCTTCTTTAGCGGTGAGCCGGCTCCCCTGCGCGAGGTGGAAACGGAGTTGGAATCCGGCCTGCACGCCGTCATCGTGGATGCAGCGGACACGGCGGCGTCCCGGGCGTGGTCGCATGTGGGAGCGGTTGCTCCCGATCGTCGACAAGCGGCTGATCCTTCCTTGGCCCGCGCAAGCCATGATCTTGATGACAAGGCCGCGGCACTGATCCGCGAATGGCAGGGCGCGATGATTGCGCGCATCCAGGACACCGCGGGCGAGAAACGCCAACGGGCCCGCGTGATGTCGCTGGGGCTCAACGTGCTCACCGTCGCGCTGATGCTGGTGGTGTTTTCCACCACGGCTGGCTTAACGGGCATGGAAGTTGGCATTGCCGGTGGATCCGCCGTGCTGGGCCAGAAATTGCTGGAGACGGTATTCGGCGAAGAAACAGTGCGCCGCATGGCCGCCGACGCACGCAAGGACCTAGACCAACGACTCAATGATCTGCTGCGTGAGGAACGCGAACGCTACTACGCCATCACCGACCCGCTGCTGGAAGGCACCTCCGCCGAATCGATCCGTACCACCGCCGCGGAAGCGCGAGCCTCACTCAACGAACGCTTCCCCGGCATCCTCACCGCGGCCCCCCAACTGCAGCTTCCTCGCCCGACTGGAGGGGAGAACTAA